A genome region from Nocardia sp. NBC_01730 includes the following:
- a CDS encoding ABC transporter permease: MSQHDLTANRFAPGTFTPAPRPSSRAAMMIAQTRLELVLLLRNGEQLLLTMFIPITLLVGLSLLPFGDLGTDRVDKIVPAVMMVAVMSTAFTGQAIAVGFDRRYGALKRLGATALPRWGVIAGKSAAVLIVVVLQAILLGVIGFALGWRPEPVGLLLGAGVIALGTATFAAMGLLLGGTLKAEVVLALANILWFVMLGIASIVFASDDLPTAVNVLARLIPSGALAVTLEDSMRSSVDWFGLAVLAVWGGASGVLATRLFRFH; encoded by the coding sequence ATGAGCCAGCACGACCTGACCGCCAACCGCTTCGCGCCGGGCACCTTCACGCCCGCCCCGCGCCCGAGCTCGCGCGCCGCGATGATGATCGCGCAGACCCGGCTGGAGCTGGTCCTGTTGCTGCGCAACGGAGAACAGCTGCTGCTCACCATGTTCATTCCGATCACCCTGCTGGTCGGCCTGAGCCTGCTGCCGTTCGGCGATCTCGGCACGGATCGGGTGGACAAGATCGTGCCCGCGGTGATGATGGTTGCCGTCATGTCGACCGCGTTCACCGGCCAGGCCATCGCGGTCGGCTTCGACCGGCGCTACGGCGCGCTCAAACGGCTCGGCGCGACAGCGCTGCCGCGTTGGGGGGTCATCGCGGGCAAGAGCGCGGCGGTGCTCATCGTCGTCGTATTGCAGGCGATTCTGCTCGGCGTGATCGGCTTCGCGCTCGGCTGGCGTCCCGAGCCGGTTGGCCTGCTGCTCGGCGCCGGTGTGATCGCGCTCGGCACCGCCACCTTCGCGGCGATGGGGCTGCTACTCGGCGGCACCCTCAAGGCGGAGGTCGTGCTCGCGCTGGCGAACATCCTCTGGTTCGTCATGCTCGGCATCGCCAGCATCGTGTTCGCCTCCGACGACCTGCCGACCGCGGTGAACGTGCTGGCCCGGCTGATCCCCTCGGGCGCGCTGGCGGTCACCCTGGAGGATTCGATGCGCAGCAGCGTCGACTGGTTCGGGCTGGCTGTGCTCGCGGTCTGGGGCGGCGCGTCCGGCGTCCTCGCGACCCGGCTGTTCCGCTTCCACTGA
- a CDS encoding COX15/CtaA family protein: MLYRAFLRLVDKLPLPSLRVQRLTAVAVILSQAGISVTGAVVRVTASGLGCPTWPQCFPGSFTPVAVSEVSAVHQAVEFSNRLLTFAVTLCAALVVLAVTRARRRREVLVYAWLMPGGTVVQAIIGGITVRTGLLWWTVSMHLLASMVMVWLAVVLYAKIGEPDDGIDTVRAPAPLRWLTGLSGVALSAVLIAGTMVTAAGPHAGDKSIERPVERLQIEIVTLVHLHSQLLVGYLALLVGLAFGLFAVGITPAVRTRLFALLALVWSQALVGVVQYFTDVPAALVVVHVGGAAACTAATAALWASLRTRERVGAPVPNTATQAA; this comes from the coding sequence GTGCTGTATCGCGCGTTTCTTCGACTCGTCGACAAGCTGCCGCTGCCCTCGCTGCGGGTGCAGCGCCTGACCGCGGTCGCGGTCATCCTCTCCCAGGCAGGTATCTCGGTCACCGGCGCCGTCGTCCGGGTCACCGCGTCCGGCCTCGGCTGCCCGACTTGGCCGCAGTGCTTCCCGGGCAGTTTCACCCCGGTCGCGGTCTCGGAGGTTTCGGCCGTCCACCAGGCCGTCGAGTTCTCCAACCGGCTGCTCACTTTCGCCGTCACGCTGTGCGCCGCGCTGGTGGTGCTCGCGGTGACCCGTGCGCGCCGCCGCCGCGAAGTGCTCGTATACGCGTGGCTGATGCCCGGCGGCACGGTCGTGCAGGCGATCATCGGCGGCATCACGGTGCGCACGGGCCTGCTGTGGTGGACGGTCTCGATGCACCTGCTCGCGTCCATGGTGATGGTGTGGCTCGCGGTGGTGTTGTACGCGAAGATCGGCGAACCCGACGACGGCATCGACACCGTACGGGCGCCCGCGCCGCTGCGCTGGCTCACCGGGCTCAGCGGTGTCGCGCTGAGCGCCGTGCTCATCGCGGGCACCATGGTGACCGCGGCGGGGCCGCACGCGGGCGACAAGAGCATCGAGCGTCCCGTCGAGCGTCTGCAGATCGAGATCGTCACGCTGGTGCACCTGCACTCGCAGTTGCTGGTCGGGTATCTCGCGCTGCTGGTCGGCCTGGCATTCGGCCTGTTCGCGGTCGGCATCACGCCCGCGGTACGCACCCGCCTGTTCGCGCTGCTCGCGCTGGTCTGGTCGCAGGCGCTGGTCGGCGTGGTGCAGTACTTCACCGACGTTCCCGCGGCCTTGGTCGTCGTGCACGTCGGCGGAGCTGCGGCCTGCACCGCCGCGACCGCCGCACTGTGGGCCTCGCTGCGCACCAGGGAACGGGTCGGAGCGCCGGTACCGAATACTGCGACACAGGCGGCCTGA
- the pip gene encoding prolyl aminopeptidase — protein sequence MPTPEPKTEAPEPFPDIEPYDHGLLVVGEGHRIYWETSGNPTGRPALVVHGGPGGGGRRGARKSFDPDIYRIVLFDQRGCGESLPHASDPAVDMADNTTDHLITDMERLREHLGIDRWLLYGGSWGSTLILAYAERHPERVSGIVLVGVTMTRPAEIDWLYRGVARLLPEEWETFRDGVPVTDRGGDLVEAYRRLLESPDPATRDLAARRWCAWEDAVIAHENLGSPGQYSAKPDAAQLAFVRICTHYFANAAWLEDGQLLREAHRLAGIPGVLIHGRLDLSGPLYTAWQLAEAWPDAELQVIENSGHTGSPAMRTAVLRAIARFAR from the coding sequence GTGCCGACGCCTGAGCCGAAAACCGAAGCCCCCGAGCCATTTCCCGACATCGAGCCCTACGACCACGGACTGCTCGTCGTCGGTGAAGGCCACCGGATCTACTGGGAGACAAGCGGCAACCCGACCGGCAGACCGGCGCTGGTCGTGCACGGCGGTCCCGGCGGCGGGGGACGGCGCGGCGCACGCAAGTCGTTCGACCCGGACATCTACCGGATCGTCTTGTTCGACCAGCGCGGCTGCGGGGAAAGCCTGCCGCATGCCTCCGACCCAGCGGTCGACATGGCGGACAACACCACCGACCATCTGATCACCGACATGGAACGGCTGCGCGAGCACCTCGGGATCGACCGATGGCTGCTCTATGGCGGCTCCTGGGGCTCCACGCTGATCCTCGCCTACGCCGAGCGTCACCCGGAGCGGGTCAGCGGGATCGTGCTAGTCGGCGTCACGATGACCAGACCCGCAGAGATCGACTGGCTCTATCGCGGGGTCGCGCGGCTGCTGCCCGAGGAGTGGGAGACCTTCCGCGACGGCGTGCCCGTCACCGACCGCGGCGGCGATCTCGTCGAAGCCTATCGTCGTCTGCTCGAAAGCCCCGACCCTGCGACACGCGATTTGGCGGCGCGGCGGTGGTGCGCCTGGGAGGACGCCGTGATCGCGCACGAAAACCTCGGCAGCCCAGGACAATACAGCGCCAAACCGGACGCGGCGCAGCTGGCCTTCGTGCGGATCTGCACGCATTACTTCGCCAACGCCGCCTGGCTCGAGGACGGGCAACTGCTGCGCGAGGCACATCGGCTGGCGGGAATCCCCGGCGTCTTGATCCACGGCAGACTCGACCTGAGCGGCCCGCTGTACACCGCCTGGCAGCTCGCCGAGGCGTGGCCCGACGCGGAGCTCCAGGTCATCGAGAATTCCGGACATACCGGCAGCCCGGCCATGCGCACCGCCGTCCTGCGAGCCATCGCCCGGTTTGCGAGATAA